In Phragmitibacter flavus, the sequence AACTCATCATCACCAACCTCTCCGAGTCCAGACTCACCATCTCCTCCAACATCGGCAGCAACACCACCTACCTCACCTCCACTCAACACCTCAACCTCGCCGGCCCCGGCCTCATCGAACTCTCCGGCAACTCCTCAGCCAACGGCAACACCTACATCAACGGCAACGTCCTCGTCACCTCCAGCAACGCCCTCAACGCCTACGGAGCCATCGTCATGTCCACCGGCGGCGACATGACCAACGTCGGCGCCCGTCTCGATCTCAGCAACCTCACCACCGCCGTCGGACGCCTCAGCGGAGGAGCTGACACCGGAGATGGTTTCTTTGACCGCGGCCCCGGCGAGATCGCTCTTGGCAGCACCGGCAACCTCACCGTCCATCAAACCATCAACTCCACCTACAACGGCACCCTCACCGGATTGGGCGGCAGCACCATCACTAAAAAAGGAAACGGCATCCTCACCCTGCAAACCAATACCTCAACCTTCAGCGGTCGACTGGAAGTGCTGGGTGGAGGGGTCACGCTCCAAAGCGGCAGCAGCACCCTGAACTCCCTCCAATCGCTTCTCGTCCGGGGGGGTGCCGTCACCTCCAACCAAACCAGTTCAGACAGTAGCATTGACCATATCGGCAACAGCGCCATCGTCCGACTACAGGGAACCACAGGCAATGGTTTGTTGGTAAGCAGCTCCAGAAACACCAACACCCAGACCGAAACCATGGGTGCGCTTCATCTTGAAGGCGGCGCGAACACCCTCACCGTCAACAACACGGCTGCCACCCCCACAGGCTCGGTTAGCAACGCGATGGCCTTTGCCGCCTCCAGCAACTCCCTCGCTCGCAGCAATGGAGCCACCTTACTGGTGCGCGGCCGCAACCTCGGCCTCACCGCAAGCGCCACAGGCATCCCAGCCACCCGCATCACCTTCACCAACACCACCGCACTCGACGCCGCCATGATTGGCACCGGCACCACCGCTGGAGACACCAACCTCAGAATCCTGCCCTACGCCATCGGCGAAAACAACACCACCAGCGCCCTCACCCTTGCCGCCGTCGGCAACTCCTTCCTCACCTACGGCGCAGGCGGCACCGGGCTCCGCGCCCTCACGGATGCCGAATACACCAGCACCTTCACCGCCGACAACAACGTCAGCCTCAACACCGCCAGCGCTGGCCTGGTCGGCACCACCATCAACTCCCTCCGCCTCGTCAACACCGCAGGCAACACCAACATCAGCGGCACCGGCAACCTCGTCCTCACCAGCGGTGCCCTTCTCATGACTGCCGGAACCACTGACAACGACTCCACCATCAGCGGCTTCACCAACATCACCAGCGGCCCCGATGTCGATGAAATCATCGCGTTCGTCACCTCCGCCAACGCCAATGCTGCCAACGCCATCCTCACCATCAGCTCCAGCGTCACCGACAATGGCGAGGCCGTCTCCCTCACCAAATCAGGTGCCGGAACCCTCGTCCTCAATGGCACCAACTCCTACACCGGCACCACCACCATCAACCAGGGCGTCCTCCAATTCAGCAATGCCGGCAATCTGGGCGCAGGACTCATTCGTCTCTCCGGAGGCACCCTCCGCTGGGATGCTGGCAACACCACCGACATCACCGCAGGCTCACGCCCCGTTGAACTCCTCGGCTCAAGCGTCTACCTCACCCCAAACGTCGGTGGCAACATCCTCAATGCCGGCAGCAGCTTCGACATCGGCGCCAACAACGTGACTCTCGCCAACGCCATCGGCAACAACGGTTACGGTGGCCTCACCAAACTCGGCAGCGGCACCCTCACCCTCAGCGCTGCCCCCACCTACACAGGTGCCACCTGGGTCGCCGACGGCACCATGAACTTTGCCACCATCGCCCCGGATACCACCGAAGCCCTCTACCTCGTGCGCACCACCGGCGGCACCGTAAGCTCCACCATCACCAACGGCCTGAACACCCAGTCCATCATCGTCGGAGGAGCCTATACCAATCCCGGAAGCAACACCACCGGCGTCACCGGAACCCTCACCGTCAATGGCGGTGCCGTGAACATCGGCAACGGACAAGGCGACGATTTCATACTCGTTGGCTACCGCGATGCAAGCGCTGGCGTCGCCACCAGCGCCACCCGTGGCACCGCTGATTTCAGAAATGCCAGCGAGGTCAACATCGACGTCCAGAGCCTTCACATTGGCTACCTGAATGGAGCCACCCCAAGTCCCAACAACACCACCACCAGCGGTATCATGTTCCTCTCCCAGAGTGGTCCCAACCTCGTGAAAGCCGGCAGCATCATTCTCGGTCATTCCCCCATCGGCGTCATCAACAGCCAGAACAGCAACGTCATTAACTCTGAAATCGTTCTGGGCGCAGGCAGCAACACCGTCCACACCGACACCTTCATTGTCGGCGGAGCCAAATCCAATGGCAAGGTCACCATCAGCAGCGGAGGCGACTTCACCCTGCGTGGATGGCAAGGCGGCGATACCGGGGCCAACCTCTACATCGGCGACAACGATGAAACCAATACCAACGTCGCCAACACCTCACTGTTCGACCTGACCGGTGCCAGTGACGTCGACATGAACATCAACCTGCTGATCGTCGGACGCATGGGCCAGCCCAACAACATTATCGCAAGAGGCGATGGCACGCTGACCTTCGATACCGGGCTGATCCGCGCCACCACCATTCTCCTGGCGGACTACAACTATCATGGTGACGGTTCCGCCGGCAGCGGGGTCCCAAGCTTAACGCGGGGCACCATCAATCAATCCGGTGACGCCACCTTCCGCTTCATGAATCTCAGCAAAGGCACTGGCGTCGCCACCTGGAACTGGAACAGCGGCACCATCCAAAACCTCGAAAATGCCAACCAGACCAACGAAAACGTCGTCATTTCCCTCAACGGCAGCGGAACCGCCACCGATCCCACCCTGCGCAATTACATCGTCGACGAAAACCAAACCTCCACCTTCGAAGAAGACGCCTCCTTCACCGGCACCGGATCCTTCACCAAATCCGGCGAAGGCGACCTCCTCCTCGAAGGCACCAACACCAACACCGGCAATGTCCTCATCAACGAAGGTTCCATCACCCTCAGCGGCACCGGCAGCATGGACGACGCCGCCTGGATCAACATCGGCCCCTCCGGCAGCCTCGACGTCACCCAACGCACCGGCGGCACTTACACCAGCGACGCCGTCATCTCTGGAACTGGCACCATCAAGGCTACCACCTTCACCGTCGGCAGCAACACCGGAACCGGCAATACCAACGGCGTCATCCGTCCAGGCTCATCCAGCAACAACAACAGCGCCTCGAACGCCCCCACCGTTGGCAACCTGACAGGAACCCTCAGTGTCCAGGGCAACCTCACCCTCGCCGCCTCCACCGAACGCATTGACCGGGCCGTTCTTCAAATTTTCAGCACCACCTACAACGCCTCTTCAAGTCTGATGACCTACGGTGGTGACCTCGAATTGTGGGCCGACAACATCCCCACTGATCACGCCGCATTTCTTGATGGCAACGCCGGTGCCAATTACGATCACATCGACATCTCCGGCCAGCTCAACGTGTCCAACAACAGTGGCATCACGATCATCGGCGACTCCTACATTGCCGTCGCCGGAGACGTATTCAATCTCCTCGACTGGGTCGGCGCCTCCCTGGACAACAGCTTCACCATCGGGGAACGCTATCGCACCGGAGCAGAAACCGGACTCGACCTCATCCTGCCGGACATTTCCCTTTCTGGTCTTCAGTGGGACACCAGCCTCTTCCAGCAGCATGGCATCATCGTGGTTACCGCTGTTATCCCGGAACCAGCACGCGCCATCCTCATTTTCCTCGGTCTCTCAACCTTCCTTCTCCATCGCAAACGTCGATAACATCATCACTCCCCACCTCGTCGAACCCTGGTCTTGCCATCATCTTTCCGATTTTATTTTCGACCAACCACGCCTGTCTCCTGTGAAGAAGTCATATCTTAACCTCATCGTCGCCATCATCCTGCTCCAGCAATGGCTGCTTCCATCCGCCCCAGCCCAGGAACGCCTCTACTGGGATGGAACCGCAGGTGCCACTTGGAACGACGCCAGCAACTGGATATTCTTCAACCTCTCCAGCTCCGTCATTACCCCCGGCACCATTCCCGGTCCCGAGGACATTCCCTATTTCGACAACGCCGGACCCGGCGACAGCATCGGCACCCTCGGGGCCAACCAAAGCGTCCTCGGACTCTTCTTCGAAAACCTCGCCGACCCCTTCACCATCGGCGACCTTGCTGAATCCTTCACCCTCACCATCGGCACCTCAGGCATCGTCATCGGCGACGCAGGCTTTGGCTCCACCCCCGTCACCACCGCCGCCGCCACCATCAATTCCAATCTCGCCATCACCGTCACCCAAATCTGGGCCAACCAGTCCGCCACCACCTTCACCGCCGCAGGCAACCTCACTCTTGGAGCCAACCTGACCCTGACCGATGACCCCCTCGGCACCAATAACTCCAACGGCACCTTCGTCCTCGGTTCAGCCGGCAAAATCATCACCCAATCCCTCGCCAATCGCACCATCACCGTCCAGGACACCGGTGCAGCCACCGAACTCACCATCAACGGTGAACTGGCCCTCACCGAAAGCGCCACCACAGGACGTCGCCTCTTCATCAACACCGCCACCGACGCCGCCGTTCTCATCAACGGCAACATCACCAACGGCGCAGGCGGAGCCAGCGGACTCACCAAACAAGGCAACGGCACCCTCACCATCGCCGGCGACCTCCTCTACACCTCAGGCAACGGAACCGTCGTCGACGGCGGCACCATCAACATCAATGGAGCTGTCAGCACTGCAGGAGGAGCCTTTGTTGCCAACAACAACAGCATCATCAACTTCAATGCCACCACTTTCACCGGAACCGGAGGCTTCACCGCGAACGGCACAAGCGCCATCAACTTCAACACCTCCGGTTATAGCGGCAGTTCCAGCTTCACCGCCAGCGGCGGAACCCTCAATCTCGACGCAGCCACCTACGCAGGCACCGGCACCTTCGCCGTAGGCAGCGGTGGCACCTTCAACCTCAACGCCGCCAACCACACCGGCACCAACACCTGGAACATTATCAACGGCCAGTTCAACGTCACCACTGTAAACACCAACCTCAACGTCAACACCCTCCTCTTCGGCCAGGAATTCACCCCCTCCACCGCCACCTTAAACGCCACCGGCTACTCCCTCAACCTCACCGGCAGCATCGTCACCCGACGCGTCACTGCCCCCATCACTCTCAACAACAACCTCAACTTCAACAGCAATCACATCATCGAAGTCTGGGACAACGCAGCCGACCAAGACCTTGTCATTGAGGGCGACATTTCCCAATCCGCCGCAGCCGGCTTCACCAAAACTCGCGCAGGCACCCTCGTCATCCGCGGAACCAACAGCACCACCGGCGAAAACTTCTTCGGTCATGGCAGGGTCGTCCTCGACTACACCACCAACAACACCAGCAAACTCGGTTCCGGCAATCAAAACCTCGGCGGCGTCGACGTCGACTTCATCGGCAACAACTCCACTGCCACCGAACAACAAGTCGGATCCCTCAACGTCTTTGCCCGCGGCTCCAACAACATCAATCTCGCTCCAGGAACCGGCCAAACCCTCACCCTGAAAGCCACCAGCCTCAATCGAGGTCCGACCGACAGCGGCATCGGCGGCACCATCAATTTCATCCTTCCCACCACCAGTTCCCAAGTCGAAATCGCCAGCGCCGACAACCCGTTCGTCGGCTCTTGGGCCACCATCCAGGACGACACCAGCTCCTATTTCGCCGCCATCTCCGATGGCAAACTCATCAAAGCCACCTCCACCAGCCCCAACGACCTCCTCGCCAGCCAGTGGGCTCCCACTCTCGTCAATCAAAACGTCACCGACGACACTGGATTCACCGGCACCACCGATTACATGGCCGTCAACAGCCTCCGCATCGCTGCCTCCAACCCGCTCAATGTCATTGAAAATCTCCACGTCGCCAGCGGAGGCATCCTCAACGCCCAAGACAGCACCTCCACCGGTATATTCGGCGGAACCCTGACCAGCGGCCTCATCCAGCCCACCTTCGGTGCCGAACTCATCATCACCCAACACAGCAGCACCGACTTCGAAATCCAATCCTCCATCCGCCGTGCCGACAACACCGCTGGAGGAGCCGTCAACATCACCAAAGCAGGAACCGGAACTCTCATCCTCAGCGGCCAAAACCAGACCTCTGGTCGCACCAACGCCACCACCGCCAGCGGCACCCTCTTTCTTAACGAGGGCACCGTCGTCCTCAAAGGCGGAAACGCTCTCAGCGACAATACCGATGTGCTCTTCGACCCCCGCGCCAACGCCACCCTGGAACTCGCCGACAGCGAAACCATCGGCTCCCTCACCACCGCCAACCTCGCCCTTGATGGCGAAAGCACCGTCGACATCGGCACCCACAATCTCACCATCAAACAATCCGGAACCCAAACCTATTCCGGAGCCTTCGAGGGGTCGGGCACCATCATCAAAGACAACCTTGACCGCACCGCCAACTCCATAGCCACCCTCACCCTCAACACCACCTCCCATTCCAGCTTCACCGGCGACCTGCAAATCAACCGCGGCATCGTCCTCCTTTCCGGCAACGGCGTCCAAAACCTTAGCAACGTCAATGAAATCCGCATCAACCAGGGCGGTGGATTGATCATCGACCACACCAACGCCACCCTCGTCCTCAACCGGCTCAACAACTCTGCGGATGTCGTCCTCAATGGTGCGAACGGCAGGGCATCCACCACCACCGCCATCCGTGGCCTCAACATGCGCAGCAACCAGGGCAACGTGCAGATCGAAACCATCAACAATCTCGTCATCAACAGCGGTGCCAGCTACGCCACCCTCGAAGCCCTCTCTACCACCAGCGGCAGCGCCATGGTTATTCAAGCCAGTTCCATCATCCGCAACAACGGTGCCACCCTCAGCGTCCGCGGCACCAACCTCGCCGGACCCGGCAGCGTCGGACGCACCCGACTGCGCCTCGCCCCCAACAGCACCGCCGCCGTTGCCTTTGCCAACCAATTCCGCACCGGCGGCATCTATGCCAACGGAGCCAGCAGCCTCGCCACCACCGGCGCCGCCAACAACGGCGCCGCCACCGCTAAAGACATCTCCATCGTCTCCTGGGCCGTCGGCGAAACCTTCAGCGGCAACACCCCGGGAGCCACCAACGACGGCAACTCTTTTGTCGCCTACAATTCTGACGACCTCGGTTTCACGCCCCTCCACCTGGTCAACCAATACAGCACCTACACCGCCGCTGCCACCACCCACAACGTGCGCGAATCCCTTACCGCCGATCTCGCCATGGGCGCAGGCAAAAACATCAACAGCCTCCTCAT encodes:
- a CDS encoding beta strand repeat-containing protein, producing MTAPKIGTLLALALASITFTQLRSVQAEDVYWDGVTGSWADSGNWVNFDGDPYGLPGSNDYAIFDSFSTSASILTTLGGPQTVGGLVFEDFESPFTLGISPVSADVLTITGINNQGILLDPTGNNNSRDVVLNFNLFAATTRVQSWTNLSDDHTITYNGTITLGNTLTFNGNGNHIVNGDILSNIGTSARSIEKNGSGTLIINGNIDTDTSTGSSVGNLRIMDGIVKVNTSTTSQLQLIFGTAAAGVQGSDNIGTLTLDNNSAVDFRLGGTLYVHRTSQGGIINSDGGGSSSPFISLNGTKTFMVGDSSSAVDLLVQVGIADGTTAASGLVKRSIGTMVMEGINTYTGATFVDRGKLILDYQANNGNNKLSDTAATNLRGGWLELRGNDSAATSETISALTIGSGSSTLAMVSTGQTTTLNIDGNLNRSALTGVINFTTNDQANTQIIVGGTTTNNPGGFLGGWATYNSNRWATKNASNQIVALDGTLQNNSSLWTSNDNIIVDGAITGPLVTPVISSLILNAASGSDLVINNHAAALIIDNEAILLGSDAAADATISGGQLMTSNITNDAINELIITNLSESRLTISSNIGSNTTYLTSTQHLNLAGPGLIELSGNSSANGNTYINGNVLVTSSNALNAYGAIVMSTGGDMTNVGARLDLSNLTTAVGRLSGGADTGDGFFDRGPGEIALGSTGNLTVHQTINSTYNGTLTGLGGSTITKKGNGILTLQTNTSTFSGRLEVLGGGVTLQSGSSTLNSLQSLLVRGGAVTSNQTSSDSSIDHIGNSAIVRLQGTTGNGLLVSSSRNTNTQTETMGALHLEGGANTLTVNNTAATPTGSVSNAMAFAASSNSLARSNGATLLVRGRNLGLTASATGIPATRITFTNTTALDAAMIGTGTTAGDTNLRILPYAIGENNTTSALTLAAVGNSFLTYGAGGTGLRALTDAEYTSTFTADNNVSLNTASAGLVGTTINSLRLVNTAGNTNISGTGNLVLTSGALLMTAGTTDNDSTISGFTNITSGPDVDEIIAFVTSANANAANAILTISSSVTDNGEAVSLTKSGAGTLVLNGTNSYTGTTTINQGVLQFSNAGNLGAGLIRLSGGTLRWDAGNTTDITAGSRPVELLGSSVYLTPNVGGNILNAGSSFDIGANNVTLANAIGNNGYGGLTKLGSGTLTLSAAPTYTGATWVADGTMNFATIAPDTTEALYLVRTTGGTVSSTITNGLNTQSIIVGGAYTNPGSNTTGVTGTLTVNGGAVNIGNGQGDDFILVGYRDASAGVATSATRGTADFRNASEVNIDVQSLHIGYLNGATPSPNNTTTSGIMFLSQSGPNLVKAGSIILGHSPIGVINSQNSNVINSEIVLGAGSNTVHTDTFIVGGAKSNGKVTISSGGDFTLRGWQGGDTGANLYIGDNDETNTNVANTSLFDLTGASDVDMNINLLIVGRMGQPNNIIARGDGTLTFDTGLIRATTILLADYNYHGDGSAGSGVPSLTRGTINQSGDATFRFMNLSKGTGVATWNWNSGTIQNLENANQTNENVVISLNGSGTATDPTLRNYIVDENQTSTFEEDASFTGTGSFTKSGEGDLLLEGTNTNTGNVLINEGSITLSGTGSMDDAAWINIGPSGSLDVTQRTGGTYTSDAVISGTGTIKATTFTVGSNTGTGNTNGVIRPGSSSNNNSASNAPTVGNLTGTLSVQGNLTLAASTERIDRAVLQIFSTTYNASSSLMTYGGDLELWADNIPTDHAAFLDGNAGANYDHIDISGQLNVSNNSGITIIGDSYIAVAGDVFNLLDWVGASLDNSFTIGERYRTGAETGLDLILPDISLSGLQWDTSLFQQHGIIVVTAVIPEPARAILIFLGLSTFLLHRKRR
- a CDS encoding beta strand repeat-containing protein — its product is MKKSYLNLIVAIILLQQWLLPSAPAQERLYWDGTAGATWNDASNWIFFNLSSSVITPGTIPGPEDIPYFDNAGPGDSIGTLGANQSVLGLFFENLADPFTIGDLAESFTLTIGTSGIVIGDAGFGSTPVTTAAATINSNLAITVTQIWANQSATTFTAAGNLTLGANLTLTDDPLGTNNSNGTFVLGSAGKIITQSLANRTITVQDTGAATELTINGELALTESATTGRRLFINTATDAAVLINGNITNGAGGASGLTKQGNGTLTIAGDLLYTSGNGTVVDGGTININGAVSTAGGAFVANNNSIINFNATTFTGTGGFTANGTSAINFNTSGYSGSSSFTASGGTLNLDAATYAGTGTFAVGSGGTFNLNAANHTGTNTWNIINGQFNVTTVNTNLNVNTLLFGQEFTPSTATLNATGYSLNLTGSIVTRRVTAPITLNNNLNFNSNHIIEVWDNAADQDLVIEGDISQSAAAGFTKTRAGTLVIRGTNSTTGENFFGHGRVVLDYTTNNTSKLGSGNQNLGGVDVDFIGNNSTATEQQVGSLNVFARGSNNINLAPGTGQTLTLKATSLNRGPTDSGIGGTINFILPTTSSQVEIASADNPFVGSWATIQDDTSSYFAAISDGKLIKATSTSPNDLLASQWAPTLVNQNVTDDTGFTGTTDYMAVNSLRIAASNPLNVIENLHVASGGILNAQDSTSTGIFGGTLTSGLIQPTFGAELIITQHSSTDFEIQSSIRRADNTAGGAVNITKAGTGTLILSGQNQTSGRTNATTASGTLFLNEGTVVLKGGNALSDNTDVLFDPRANATLELADSETIGSLTTANLALDGESTVDIGTHNLTIKQSGTQTYSGAFEGSGTIIKDNLDRTANSIATLTLNTTSHSSFTGDLQINRGIVLLSGNGVQNLSNVNEIRINQGGGLIIDHTNATLVLNRLNNSADVVLNGANGRASTTTAIRGLNMRSNQGNVQIETINNLVINSGASYATLEALSTTSGSAMVIQASSIIRNNGATLSVRGTNLAGPGSVGRTRLRLAPNSTAAVAFANQFRTGGIYANGASSLATTGAANNGAATAKDISIVSWAVGETFSGNTPGATNDGNSFVAYNSDDLGFTPLHLVNQYSTYTAAATTHNVRESLTADLAMGAGKNINSLLINNQNNTATLINLTGDAGTNLSVTSGAFLFTGVGAPNASGLATQNATQGGIVIRGFDGIEISGTNKEYIMFANNMSTAGTTIESALITAATFTKSGQGLLHLKGTNDALTDVTINEGTLRIDTASNLGGNDGAINLAGGILQLGTDWNTATSGSLENRTINVLDGITSSLDTNAALRTDLTNNLTIGAMTGTGTFIKQGLGTLTLGGSTASTFTGLFVVEGASGFLQDDTTVLLNNTGGNAIAGDIIIGKLNSAPAGRSILKLGRSDQIADTSVITISSASGVNGFFALNGFDETVAGIVNTNREGVIQVAQSLTLADPTSTLTVAGSGDYYFDGYLRNSAGGNGVLSFNKEGTGTQTLSGDRIVYTGNTVLSGGLLRLRDTIGFNSIITNNASLELENTGVTWDYTRAINGSGNVRKAGTGTTTLAAASTYSGVTDIDAGTLTLGAAGSINNSSAINIKHGATLDVSAKGPAGYDYGHLLTGGGTVTGNINLISGGSLRPGASTNPTAAATTGDQLGALNITGNLGLTGGYAVLQITSPTLNDAGVAAAYTAGAAALTAYLNTNADDWNATTYTDANGVPKHDYVDVSGDFTWNNGSTITYTGINYNPTVGDILNLWDWTNLGGTFNLGADASLQREGGLLGDLELPDFDGILYDLSLFRSHGIAVVVIIPEPSRAVLLLLGLSSLVLRRRRQR